From Providencia sp. R33, a single genomic window includes:
- a CDS encoding GNAT family N-acetyltransferase: protein MSDVIIRRATMADIPAITQIHADYSAYANTLQLPYPTEKTWEARLGANDPLVTQFVATIDNIVVGLLVISQPSQVRRRHVATFGITVSEAHQGKGIGSKLMQVMVDYCDNWLNVRRIELEVFAANGSGVGLYEKFGFVQEGRMRDYAFRDGQYVDAVMMSRIRS from the coding sequence ATGAGCGACGTAATCATACGCAGAGCGACAATGGCAGATATCCCTGCCATCACACAAATCCACGCAGACTATTCGGCTTACGCCAATACATTACAGCTGCCATACCCGACAGAAAAAACATGGGAAGCGCGCCTTGGGGCGAATGATCCGCTTGTAACGCAGTTTGTCGCCACCATTGATAATATCGTTGTTGGATTGTTGGTTATTAGTCAGCCTAGCCAAGTTCGCCGTCGCCATGTGGCCACCTTTGGTATCACAGTCAGTGAAGCCCATCAAGGGAAAGGCATTGGCTCAAAACTGATGCAAGTGATGGTGGATTACTGCGATAACTGGTTGAATGTGCGCCGCATTGAGCTCGAAGTGTTTGCCGCAAATGGTAGCGGCGTTGGGCTATATGAAAAGTTTGGCTTTGTGCAAGAAGGCCGGATGCGAGACTACGCCTTTCGTGATGGGCAATACGTTGATGCCGTGATGATGAGCCGAATAAGAAGTTAG
- the deoB gene encoding phosphopentomutase → MKRTFIMVLDSFGIGAAHDAHKFGDEGSNTLGHIADACARGEADIGRKGPLHLPNLTKLGLGKAGEESSGSFPAGLDPNAEIIGAYGYASEISSGKDTPSGHWEIAGVPVLFDWGYFSNEENSFPQELLDTLVKKANLPGYLGNCHSSGTVILDQLGEEHMKTGKPIFYTSADSVFQIACHEETYGLDKLYELCEIAREELTKGGYNIGRVIARPFVGDKAGNFSRTGNRHDLAVEPPAPTVLKKLVEEKQGEVVSVGKIADIYAHVGITKKIKATGLDALFDATIEEMKLAGDNTIVFTNFVDFDSSYGHRRDVAGYAAALELFDRRLPELMKLVKEDDILILTADHGCDPTWPGTDHTREHIPVLVYGPKVKPGSLGHRETFADIGQTVAKYFDLSPMDYGKPML, encoded by the coding sequence ATGAAACGCACATTTATTATGGTTTTGGATTCCTTTGGGATCGGCGCTGCACACGATGCACATAAATTTGGTGATGAAGGCTCAAATACGTTGGGTCACATTGCAGATGCTTGCGCACGCGGCGAAGCGGATATTGGTCGTAAAGGACCTCTGCATTTACCTAATTTAACAAAATTAGGTTTAGGTAAAGCAGGAGAAGAATCAAGCGGTTCATTCCCTGCGGGTCTTGATCCTAATGCAGAAATTATCGGTGCATATGGTTATGCGAGTGAGATTTCTTCTGGTAAAGATACCCCATCAGGTCACTGGGAAATCGCGGGTGTACCTGTGTTATTCGATTGGGGCTATTTCTCTAACGAAGAAAACAGCTTCCCACAAGAATTGCTGGATACCTTAGTTAAAAAAGCGAATCTGCCAGGTTACTTAGGTAACTGCCACTCATCGGGTACGGTTATCTTAGACCAACTGGGTGAAGAGCATATGAAAACTGGGAAACCGATTTTCTACACCTCTGCTGACTCTGTATTCCAAATCGCATGTCACGAAGAAACCTACGGCTTAGACAAACTGTATGAGCTGTGCGAAATCGCCCGTGAAGAGTTAACCAAAGGTGGTTATAACATCGGTCGTGTTATTGCGCGTCCATTTGTGGGTGACAAAGCAGGTAACTTCTCGCGTACCGGTAATCGTCACGATTTAGCAGTTGAGCCACCAGCACCAACTGTTCTAAAAAAATTAGTCGAAGAGAAACAAGGTGAAGTTGTTTCTGTCGGTAAAATTGCGGATATTTATGCACATGTCGGCATCACCAAAAAAATTAAAGCAACGGGTTTAGATGCTTTATTCGATGCAACAATCGAAGAAATGAAGCTGGCAGGTGACAACACGATCGTCTTCACTAACTTTGTTGACTTTGACTCTTCATATGGTCACCGCCGCGATGTTGCAGGTTATGCCGCAGCGCTCGAGTTATTTGACCGTCGTTTACCTGAATTAATGAAACTGGTTAAAGAAGATGACATTCTGATTTTAACCGCAGACCACGGCTGTGACCCAACTTGGCCGGGTACAGACCATACACGTGAACACATTCCTGTTCTCGTATATGGACCAAAAGTTAAACCAGGCTCATTAGGCCACCGCGAAACATTCGCAGATATTGGTCAGACAGTCGCTAAGTATTTTGATTTGTCGCCGATGGATTATGGTAAACCAATGCTTTAA
- a CDS encoding CcdB family protein, which translates to MPQYAVYRNKSIKSKEQYPYIIDIQNNLLDDYHSRVIMPIAPQSQKNAQIKVLSPIITIHGIHHVIITKSITTVSKNKLKPNDLVCIIPSIHTKIISAVDMILSGI; encoded by the coding sequence ATGCCGCAATATGCCGTATACCGTAACAAGTCCATTAAGTCTAAAGAACAATACCCTTATATTATTGATATCCAAAATAACTTACTTGATGACTATCATTCACGAGTAATTATGCCTATTGCTCCGCAATCACAAAAAAATGCACAAATAAAAGTCTTATCACCAATAATCACAATTCACGGTATTCATCATGTAATTATCACAAAATCAATTACAACCGTTTCTAAAAATAAACTCAAACCAAACGACCTTGTTTGTATTATACCAAGCATTCATACCAAAATTATTTCTGCTGTTGATATGATCCTTTCAGGTATCTAG
- the deoA gene encoding thymidine phosphorylase: MFLAQEIIRKKRDGKPLSEEEIRFFINGVRDNSVSEGQIAALAMTIYFNDMTMPERVALTLAMRDSGTVLNWKSLNLNGPLVDKHSTGGVGDVTSLMLGPMVAACGGYVPMISGRGLGHTGGTLDKLEAIPNFDIFPDDVRFRDIIKDVGVAIIGQTNSLAPADKRFYATRDITATVDSIPLITASILGKKLAEGLDALVMDVKVGSGAFMPTYEKSEELAESIVKVANGAGCKTTALLTDMNEVLASSAGNAVEVREAVQFLTGEYRNPRLYEVTMALCVEMLVSGSLAATREEARQKLQAVLDNGKAAEVFGRMVAAQKGPADFVENYDKYLPTAVLSKAVYAPKDGIITQMDTRALGMSVVTLGGGRRKATDPIDYSVGLSDIAALGAKVDTQTPLAIIHANSEKAWEEAAKEVRAAMVIGENSPEQTPMVYRQISE; the protein is encoded by the coding sequence GTGTTTCTGGCACAAGAAATTATTCGTAAAAAACGCGATGGTAAACCATTAAGCGAAGAGGAAATTCGCTTCTTTATCAATGGTGTCCGTGATAATTCTGTTTCGGAAGGTCAAATTGCTGCACTGGCAATGACCATCTATTTTAACGATATGACGATGCCTGAGCGTGTAGCACTGACGCTGGCAATGCGTGATTCAGGAACAGTTCTGAATTGGAAATCGCTCAATCTTAACGGCCCATTAGTGGATAAACACTCTACGGGCGGTGTCGGTGATGTGACTTCGCTGATGCTTGGCCCAATGGTGGCTGCGTGTGGCGGTTATGTTCCAATGATTTCAGGCCGTGGTTTGGGTCATACAGGTGGTACGCTGGATAAGCTAGAAGCGATTCCTAATTTCGACATTTTCCCCGATGATGTTCGTTTCCGTGACATTATTAAAGATGTGGGTGTGGCGATTATTGGGCAAACCAATTCATTAGCACCAGCCGATAAACGTTTTTATGCAACCCGTGATATTACTGCAACAGTTGACTCGATTCCGCTGATCACAGCATCCATCTTAGGTAAAAAACTGGCGGAAGGCCTTGATGCCTTGGTCATGGATGTGAAAGTCGGCTCTGGCGCATTTATGCCAACCTATGAGAAATCAGAGGAGCTGGCAGAGTCAATCGTCAAAGTAGCAAACGGCGCAGGTTGTAAAACGACGGCATTGTTAACCGACATGAACGAAGTGCTGGCATCCAGTGCGGGTAATGCGGTTGAAGTACGTGAAGCCGTGCAATTCTTAACTGGCGAATACCGTAACCCACGTCTGTATGAAGTGACGATGGCACTTTGTGTGGAAATGTTGGTTTCAGGCTCACTCGCGGCTACCCGTGAAGAAGCGCGTCAAAAACTGCAAGCGGTACTGGATAACGGCAAAGCCGCCGAAGTGTTTGGTCGTATGGTTGCAGCACAAAAAGGCCCAGCAGACTTTGTTGAAAATTATGACAAATATCTGCCAACCGCCGTGTTGAGCAAAGCGGTTTATGCACCGAAAGACGGTATTATCACGCAAATGGATACGCGTGCATTGGGTATGTCCGTTGTGACATTAGGTGGCGGTCGTCGCAAAGCCACAGACCCAATTGACTACAGTGTTGGTTTGAGTGATATCGCAGCGTTAGGTGCGAAAGTGGATACACAAACACCATTGGCAATTATCCATGCGAACAGTGAAAAAGCATGGGAAGAAGCGGCAAAAGAAGTGCGCGCAGCCATGGTTATTGGTGAAAATTCCCCTGAGCAAACGCCAATGGTTTATCGCCAAATCAGCGAGTAA
- a CDS encoding ABC transporter ATP-binding protein/permease: MKTLKQFFYLVKPFWGQRAALLCWILLFASLGLTLSSVWFNVKMNMWNGDFYNALQKLDGQALYGLLQYFVILVSGLIFVVVMGNYLKQMLIIRWRKGMTEQVLGRWLSPNSKHYLLRLTAQEPDNPDQRIAEDIRLLIESTLNLVVTFLHSMLTLVSFAAILWTLSGSLSFNFADSDWTIPGYMFWACIIYTLIGIALTQWIGFPLRRLHMDKQRREADYRSSLINCRQHGDAIAGQRGENQDRKELMGRFGEIITNWNRLIRCERNLSFYTVGYQQVTALAPVLLALPKFLAGEIMLGGLMQLRQAFTSVATSLGWFIFAYKEIAAWQATVSRLYNFVVLLENDNKAQVTVDEQHAPLTAKISVSTADNRLLVEDVNFTAKQGELTLISGRSGIGKSTLLRTLSGHWPFFSGTISRTEHVMWVPQRLYLPVSRLDNLLAYPQATSQFSQHDFQYALTLVGLEKLHHQLALETDWNNRLSGGEQQRIMFARLLLNRPKLLLLDETTSALDENSALELLALLKAELHDSAIVLVSHQSFVAQFAEQKIHLSESARTDSLMTGTPEYAS; encoded by the coding sequence ATGAAGACATTGAAACAATTTTTCTATTTAGTAAAACCTTTTTGGGGGCAGCGTGCTGCCCTTTTGTGCTGGATTTTGCTTTTTGCCTCGCTGGGGCTAACGCTGTCATCTGTATGGTTCAACGTCAAAATGAACATGTGGAATGGCGACTTTTATAACGCGCTGCAAAAGCTTGATGGCCAAGCACTATATGGCTTATTGCAGTACTTTGTTATCTTAGTCAGCGGGTTAATCTTTGTAGTGGTGATGGGGAATTACCTCAAACAAATGTTGATTATCCGTTGGCGCAAAGGCATGACTGAGCAAGTCCTTGGCCGCTGGTTATCTCCAAACAGCAAACATTATCTGTTAAGACTGACCGCCCAAGAGCCCGATAACCCCGACCAACGTATTGCCGAAGACATTCGCTTACTGATTGAATCGACCCTCAACTTGGTCGTGACATTCCTGCACTCAATGTTAACGCTCGTTTCATTCGCGGCAATCTTATGGACACTCTCCGGTAGCCTGTCATTTAACTTTGCTGATAGTGATTGGACTATTCCCGGTTATATGTTCTGGGCTTGTATCATTTACACCCTAATTGGTATCGCCCTCACTCAGTGGATTGGTTTTCCACTGCGCCGTTTACACATGGACAAACAGCGCCGTGAAGCAGATTACCGTAGCTCGCTCATTAACTGCCGCCAACACGGTGACGCCATCGCAGGGCAGCGCGGTGAAAACCAAGACAGAAAAGAGTTAATGGGGCGTTTTGGTGAAATCATCACTAACTGGAACCGCCTGATCCGCTGTGAGCGGAATTTATCTTTTTACACCGTGGGTTACCAACAAGTGACTGCATTAGCGCCTGTTCTATTAGCCTTGCCTAAATTCCTTGCTGGGGAAATTATGTTAGGTGGATTAATGCAATTACGCCAAGCGTTCACTAGCGTTGCCACCTCTTTAGGTTGGTTTATTTTCGCCTATAAAGAAATTGCGGCATGGCAAGCTACTGTCTCCCGTTTATATAACTTCGTGGTGTTATTGGAAAACGACAATAAAGCACAAGTCACCGTTGATGAACAACATGCGCCGTTAACTGCCAAAATTAGCGTATCAACGGCAGATAACCGCCTACTGGTTGAAGATGTTAATTTCACGGCCAAACAAGGGGAACTGACATTAATTTCAGGGCGCTCTGGGATTGGCAAATCGACTTTACTGCGTACACTTAGTGGGCACTGGCCATTCTTTAGCGGCACGATTTCACGCACAGAGCACGTCATGTGGGTCCCACAACGCTTGTATTTACCTGTCAGCCGCTTAGATAACTTATTAGCTTACCCGCAAGCTACCAGCCAATTTAGCCAACACGATTTTCAGTATGCGCTGACCTTGGTGGGGTTAGAAAAACTGCATCATCAACTCGCTTTAGAAACAGACTGGAACAACCGCCTATCTGGTGGTGAACAGCAACGCATCATGTTTGCACGTCTGCTACTAAACCGCCCGAAACTGTTGTTGCTTGATGAAACCACATCAGCGCTGGATGAAAACAGCGCATTGGAATTGCTCGCACTGTTAAAAGCGGAATTGCACGATAGCGCGATAGTCCTCGTCAGCCACCAAAGCTTTGTCGCGCAATTTGCAGAACAAAAAATTCACCTTTCAGAGTCTGCCCGTACTGACTCTTTAATGACAGGAACACCAGAATATGCTTCGTAA
- a CDS encoding type II toxin-antitoxin system CcdA family antitoxin, giving the protein MQNHLSKPLNQTLPHKSPVALVKSAPKSEWKEIHKIAIDAFNEFEEQAGLFTDDGEYGVI; this is encoded by the coding sequence ATGCAAAATCATTTATCTAAGCCATTAAATCAAACACTTCCTCATAAGAGTCCAGTTGCTTTAGTTAAATCAGCGCCTAAATCGGAATGGAAAGAAATACATAAAATCGCCATTGATGCATTCAATGAATTCGAAGAGCAAGCGGGTCTATTTACCGATGATGGTGAGTATGGAGTAATTTGA
- a CDS encoding M16 family metallopeptidase, with protein sequence MLRKITFVTCISLVLGGCAGHVASSQNAQALLPVRSDLQHYQLDNGLQVYLLQRSQPGVELRLLVSSGSLQENEQQLGLAHFTEHMAFKGTKHFPGTTGFKQLEQQGLKLGSHVNAITSLNSTLYKLSLPDATPKQVETGLQVMADWASNMTFDQDAFEKERPVIVEEWRLRQGMGYRINDSLEKLRYHGSRYAERNPIGSLDVVRQAPIEQAKNYYQTWYQPQRMTLLVIGDFNRSSVRNQVNSLFALPKPEKVAEDNPQWKQFTNSTNMLVQGVFDKEQGARYVQFALQKDVSAPLNTRLGQQEDLLDSLWLAILNQRFTVMVDNGVLPSISINEQGAMLDNQRLQQLMIIHPKGNDYAGATQILFTELQRLATEPVTQEELDSAKQAMLKKLSLQTASEQRYSNDYLAGQLTTALEYDMPMWNKRQQLDGSYQLINGIKPQALQQHVAKFLQVASPRLALIGPDTDAPTVDKSTFNTQWLNARQSSPGPFTLRSKAITLQLPEVTKGTIVEQAKLPVDKTEQWTLSNGIKVIVKTDKNLKDDIQFNLQLPGGRSLETQQTAGLTDWALKLPESSGYGNYSARDLALLAKQNQISLRPYSELLTHGFRGKTPVDNLETALQLLNLKLTAPQFSGEKLEQQKQSFALNLSKTPVERTFLDNINQESYTHGEFLVINPKGGWNQFTAQQLQQANRQLLTSTADMTLVITGAMNSKDLKPLLEKWVASLAYRDQKLVSRDQGIMPKMASFNKTYPISSSDKSMVSIQFAAPAVWSQQDQLALQLIDTLVSQRLRSELREKASGIYALGFSQMLAKKPQPYYLARLNFTTSPERAQEMTAIAQKTIAQIRQSGVSEKELTEAKNIWLTENSQVTDSASYWTEALAQIASDDGQYQRLNQEQVIVRQLTVEDINRLARQYLGQNSKVFMMTP encoded by the coding sequence ATGCTTCGTAAAATCACTTTTGTTACTTGCATCAGTTTAGTGTTGGGCGGCTGTGCAGGTCATGTTGCCAGCAGCCAAAATGCTCAAGCTTTACTGCCTGTGCGTAGCGACCTACAACATTATCAGTTAGATAACGGCCTGCAAGTTTACCTCTTACAACGTAGTCAGCCGGGTGTTGAACTGCGTTTATTGGTGAGCAGCGGCTCATTGCAAGAAAATGAACAGCAACTTGGCCTCGCTCACTTTACTGAGCACATGGCGTTTAAAGGCACTAAACATTTTCCCGGAACAACAGGCTTTAAACAGCTGGAACAACAAGGCTTGAAACTGGGTAGCCACGTCAATGCCATCACCAGTTTAAATTCCACTCTGTATAAGTTGTCGTTACCCGATGCAACCCCAAAACAAGTGGAAACTGGCTTGCAAGTGATGGCGGATTGGGCCTCGAATATGACGTTCGACCAAGACGCATTTGAAAAAGAACGCCCTGTGATTGTCGAAGAGTGGCGCTTACGCCAAGGGATGGGCTATCGCATTAATGATAGCCTTGAAAAACTACGTTACCACGGCAGCCGTTATGCAGAACGTAACCCAATTGGCTCCCTCGATGTCGTACGCCAAGCCCCGATTGAGCAAGCAAAAAATTACTATCAAACATGGTACCAGCCACAGCGCATGACCTTGTTAGTAATTGGTGACTTTAATCGTTCTTCAGTTCGCAATCAGGTCAATAGTTTATTTGCCTTGCCTAAACCTGAAAAAGTGGCGGAAGACAACCCACAATGGAAGCAATTTACTAATTCCACCAATATGTTAGTTCAAGGGGTGTTTGATAAAGAACAAGGTGCACGTTATGTTCAATTCGCATTGCAAAAGGATGTTAGCGCACCACTGAATACCCGCTTAGGGCAGCAAGAAGACTTATTAGACAGTTTATGGCTCGCCATTTTAAACCAACGCTTCACGGTGATGGTGGATAACGGTGTTCTGCCGTCGATCAGCATCAATGAGCAAGGGGCAATGCTGGATAACCAACGTTTACAACAACTAATGATTATCCATCCGAAAGGCAATGACTATGCTGGTGCCACGCAAATTCTGTTTACGGAATTACAGCGGTTAGCCACTGAGCCTGTGACCCAAGAAGAGCTCGATAGCGCAAAACAAGCGATGTTGAAAAAGCTCAGCTTACAAACCGCCTCTGAGCAGCGTTACAGCAATGATTATCTGGCAGGGCAACTAACGACCGCCCTTGAGTATGACATGCCAATGTGGAATAAACGCCAGCAATTGGATGGTAGTTATCAATTAATTAATGGAATAAAACCACAAGCGTTACAGCAACATGTGGCCAAATTCCTGCAAGTGGCCTCCCCACGCTTAGCACTGATTGGCCCAGATACCGATGCCCCAACCGTGGATAAATCCACATTTAATACCCAATGGCTCAACGCTCGTCAAAGCTCACCGGGGCCATTTACCTTACGCTCAAAAGCGATTACCTTGCAACTGCCTGAAGTGACAAAAGGCACTATTGTTGAACAAGCCAAATTGCCCGTTGATAAAACTGAGCAATGGACGTTGAGTAATGGTATCAAAGTGATTGTCAAAACGGATAAAAATCTTAAGGATGATATTCAGTTTAACCTTCAATTACCAGGCGGCCGTTCCTTAGAAACCCAACAAACCGCAGGTTTAACCGACTGGGCGCTGAAACTGCCTGAAAGCAGCGGCTACGGCAATTATAGCGCTCGTGACTTAGCGCTGCTCGCAAAACAGAACCAAATATCGCTTCGCCCTTACAGTGAGTTACTGACACACGGTTTTCGTGGTAAAACTCCTGTCGATAACCTCGAAACGGCATTGCAGCTGCTGAATTTAAAGCTCACGGCACCGCAATTTAGTGGAGAAAAACTCGAGCAACAAAAACAGTCTTTCGCGTTAAATTTATCGAAAACCCCAGTAGAGCGAACGTTCCTCGATAATATTAATCAGGAAAGCTACACCCACGGTGAATTTTTAGTTATTAATCCAAAAGGTGGCTGGAACCAATTCACCGCGCAGCAATTACAACAAGCTAACCGCCAGTTGCTAACCTCAACGGCGGATATGACGTTGGTCATTACGGGGGCAATGAATAGCAAAGACCTTAAGCCACTGTTGGAAAAATGGGTTGCTTCACTGGCATATAGAGACCAAAAATTGGTATCTCGCGACCAAGGCATCATGCCAAAAATGGCGAGTTTCAACAAAACCTACCCAATCAGTAGCAGTGATAAAAGCATGGTAAGCATTCAATTTGCGGCGCCTGCGGTTTGGTCGCAACAAGATCAACTGGCACTGCAATTGATTGATACCCTTGTTAGCCAACGCTTACGCAGCGAGTTACGCGAAAAAGCCAGCGGAATTTATGCCCTCGGTTTCTCTCAGATGTTAGCGAAAAAACCACAGCCTTATTATCTTGCTCGCTTGAACTTCACCACCTCCCCTGAGCGTGCACAGGAAATGACAGCAATCGCGCAAAAAACCATTGCGCAAATTCGCCAATCGGGTGTGAGTGAAAAAGAGTTAACGGAGGCTAAAAATATTTGGTTAACGGAGAATTCGCAAGTGACTGACAGTGCGAGCTATTGGACAGAAGCACTGGCACAAATCGCTTCAGATGATGGCCAATATCAACGCTTAAACCAAGAGCAAGTCATTGTGCGACAGCTCACAGTTGAAGATATAAACCGTTTGGCTCGTCAATATTTAGGGCAAAACAGCAAAGTGTTTATGATGACGCCTTAA
- the deoD gene encoding purine-nucleoside phosphorylase: MATPHINAEMGDFADVVLMPGDPLRAKYIAETFLQDVRQVNNVRGMLGFTGTYKGRKISVMGHGMGIPSCSIYAKELITDFGVKVIIRVGSCGAVMDDVKLRDVVIGMGACTDSKVNRLRFKDQDFAAIADYDLVHNAVEAAKARKVNVRVGNLFSADLFYTPDPDMFKVMEKYGILGVEMEAAGIYGVAAEYGARALAICTVSDHIKTGEQTTSDERQTTFNEMIEIALDSVLLGDK, from the coding sequence ATGGCAACTCCACATATTAATGCAGAAATGGGTGATTTCGCTGATGTCGTTCTGATGCCAGGCGACCCATTACGTGCAAAATACATCGCAGAAACTTTCCTGCAAGATGTCCGCCAAGTGAACAATGTTCGTGGCATGTTAGGTTTTACAGGGACTTATAAAGGCCGTAAAATTTCTGTCATGGGTCACGGTATGGGTATCCCTTCTTGCTCAATCTACGCAAAAGAATTGATCACCGATTTCGGTGTGAAAGTGATTATTCGTGTAGGCTCATGTGGCGCAGTGATGGATGATGTGAAACTGCGTGATGTTGTTATCGGTATGGGCGCTTGTACAGACTCTAAAGTTAACCGCCTGCGTTTCAAAGACCAAGATTTCGCAGCAATCGCAGACTATGACTTAGTTCATAACGCAGTTGAAGCGGCAAAAGCAAGAAAAGTTAACGTCCGTGTGGGTAACTTGTTCTCTGCTGACCTGTTCTACACACCAGATCCAGACATGTTCAAAGTGATGGAAAAATACGGCATCTTAGGCGTTGAAATGGAAGCCGCGGGTATCTATGGTGTGGCTGCGGAATACGGTGCGCGTGCACTGGCTATCTGTACTGTATCTGACCATATCAAAACTGGCGAACAAACGACTTCTGATGAGCGCCAAACCACATTTAATGAAATGATTGAAATCGCACTGGATTCAGTTCTGTTAGGCGACAAATAA